The Methanobacterium alcaliphilum genome has a window encoding:
- the pstC gene encoding phosphate ABC transporter permease subunit PstC, whose amino-acid sequence MNKNKMGEYLIEKGLFITAIFSIIAILIIIAFVFREGFPIFQEYGFLQFIFGMEWAPSKDQYGVFTMIIGSIALTALALVMAVPLSLLCAIFMAEIAPKNMRRILKPVIETLAGIPSVVYGFFGLIVLVPVIRVQFGGTGFSMFTASIILTIMILPTIISVSEDALRSVPHEYKEASLALGATQWQTIKNVIFPAAIPGIITAIILGMGRAVGETLAVIMVAGNVTQIPHSILDPVRALTSNIALEMGYATGLHYNALFGTAVVLFIMIMVLLIIANYFHYKKKVVIGGGYL is encoded by the coding sequence ATGAATAAAAATAAAATGGGAGAATATTTAATAGAAAAGGGCCTGTTCATAACGGCAATATTTTCTATAATTGCAATTCTAATAATCATAGCCTTTGTATTCAGAGAAGGATTCCCTATATTTCAGGAATACGGATTCTTACAGTTCATATTTGGAATGGAATGGGCTCCATCTAAGGATCAGTACGGGGTTTTCACCATGATTATAGGCTCCATTGCCCTAACCGCGTTGGCGTTGGTTATGGCTGTGCCTTTGTCATTATTATGTGCTATATTCATGGCTGAAATCGCACCTAAAAATATGAGGCGGATATTAAAGCCAGTTATTGAAACTTTAGCGGGCATTCCTTCAGTAGTATATGGGTTTTTCGGGTTAATTGTGTTGGTACCTGTAATAAGGGTTCAATTTGGGGGTACTGGTTTTAGTATGTTTACAGCATCCATAATATTAACTATAATGATATTACCTACAATTATCAGTGTGTCAGAGGATGCTTTACGTTCTGTACCTCATGAATATAAAGAAGCATCCCTTGCTTTAGGAGCTACCCAATGGCAGACCATAAAAAATGTTATATTTCCTGCGGCTATTCCTGGAATTATAACTGCTATTATTTTGGGGATGGGTCGTGCTGTGGGAGAAACATTAGCTGTAATTATGGTAGCCGGTAATGTAACTCAAATACCTCATTCTATATTGGACCCAGTGAGGGCTTTAACTTCAAATATAGCTTTGGAGATGGGTTATGCAACAGGACTCCATTATAATGCCTTGTTTGGAACTGCAGTAGTCTTGTTTATTATGATAATGGTGCTGTTAATTATTGCCAACTACTTCCACTATAAGAAAAAAGTGGTTATTGGAGGAGGTTATTTATGA